The region cagacagtctacagacaatctatagatttatagcaatacacttttagtagacttttgactatagacagtcaatagactatgaaaaacaaaaatatttataggaaagcaatagagtctataacaagtctatagactatctagagaccatttttataagagtTCGCTATGGAAGTTACAGCTGGTGTAAGCGAGTCGTGGACCTAATTTGCAAAGCTGCTTTAGATTTAGTTTTAACTTCCCTAAGCAGCACTGCGTCAGCAATAAATTGTGCCCAACCCACTGCGGTCGTACAATGGCTGTGGCGTTCAGCTACTGAGAATGAGTTCGTGGAGTTCTATATGCCGGCGGCGATGGCtgaagtttcgatggaggcaaaaagcaCGAAGTGCCCGCGTATAGAGGTCTCAGCGCACGTCTCTTTAGTGACCTAAATTAATACCGGATCATTTATTAAGGCTTGCGTCACAGCCAAACCTAACGCTTAATAGCTAAAACTGAGTTTAATAAATCGTACAGTTGTAGGACAGACGAGCCGATGTGAACAGGGTATCGAAAATACATTGACCTCTATTATAAAATTACACCCTTGAGGGCAACGTTGGATTTCTTTCTCGCATTTGGTTGTACTAGCAGCATTATCGGAACACCCAGATCTTCTTGACTATGACGCTCTGGAAACTTAACTAATTTATATACAGGTGATTATTTTTTTACTGCATCTACCGAATTTGTGGCTTTCCCGCGCTCCTACGGTCGTGCCTATAGGCAGTGGCCGCTAGTTTCAAAAATGTTCTTCAGACCACGAACGAGCGCTTGAGTTTTGTACGTATCTCCTTGTCCTCATTTGGGTGCACTCCTATGTGGTCTGAAGAAAGTGCAACCAAAACTTGTCCAACAGTTCGTGCGCTTGTACTGCACCGGTTCACTGCGATGTCGGGTTTGTTCATCAAAGGTGGAGTGTAACGCCGCGGGAATTTCAAAGTGCGTACGCCGAACTGCTTCGATTAGCGTTTTGCGCTGTAGTGCCCACAAACAAGGCAATATAACTGTATCTATCAGGCGTTATCTTTGAAACTTTCCGGCACACGTTGCCTTGTACCGCCACGCAATCAATCACATTGATCGTGTGTACTTCGACAGCCACGTCGCTGTCAGTTTTCAGCTCACCCGGCTGCAGTTTGTTTCGAGCTACCTCCGGTGGCTTCGCTCAGAGGGTTCAATGTCAACAGCTCTAACAGCGGGAAACGCGAAACTATAGGTACAACATTGATCCACTGGCGCAACGAACGTCTCACGCATAACCACCGAGATCATTAATGACCTTGCCATCCCTGCATGCCGTGATAACTTCGCCCAATCAATCATCACGTAGTTCGTTAACTGCGCGCAGTTTATTTTTCTGACTACAGGTGTCGCGACAGTAAGCTAATCTCCGAGTTGTAGCCCGACGATACTGCAGGATTTCTAAACAAAGGCCCTGCGGGAAGTTTGACTTTTGGTTTACGATCAAAGAGCTCTTGGTATCAAGGGCATCTCTTGGTGTCAAGGGCATCTCGACCGCATCTTGACAGCAGAAATAAATGTTTCAACTAAAATTGCAGCCCTATAATTAATTCAAAAATGTTGCTGTTCATATTTAGAGcaatcaaaaacttttatttgaGTTTTAGTTCTCGTCAAAAGTGGTTGCATGTACGTGAATTATTACAGAAGAGTGGCGATTGCATAACCTCCGCTGAAGGTAAAAGTGTATGTCATCACAAAGCAGCTAATTAGGCTTTTTAGCTGAGCAGGTGAATGCAGCGATAACAGTTAGGCCAAGGTCTCTCAGGGTCAAGTACCCAGAAAGGGCGGCCCCAATAAGTGCGAACTTACCGGTCAATGCCTCCATCAAGTCTTTCGTCAAATTCATTTTTTCTGTAAGAATAAACCCAAATATAAACACTGCCCTTTAGCCCCCTCATGCGTCCAAAGCGGCAACGCACCAATCGCGTAAGCGAGCATTCTACGTACCGGTCATGAAGCCCAATGCTTTTGTCGGGGTCGTCGTCGCTTCAGTTACAGTTGATTGCTTTATCACTGAAACAAAGCGGACAGGGATTATACCTAAGCCACTCCATCGTCATCACATTATAATCTCGTTCGTTCACTGGCGATCGAACGTAATGCAAAACCTGATCCAAGAATAAGGATTATTAATTAGCGACTCGTGCTGGAGTAGAAAGTTTCTAATCCGCGTGATTGCCTGCAATGGCGCTCGGGGCTACGCGACCTTAACGCGACCTGGGACTCACCGGGCTGGGGCTTTTGTTCGAGGTTCTTTTGAAGAGGGTCACTTGCAATAGCCGCGCCCTCGctcgctgaaaaaagaaaaaaaagtcacgtAAACATTTATTTACTTGATTGCTCGCTTGCTTACTTGGTGGCTTGTTTTCGTTTGTAGTATAAAAACCGCAGTGTAGTAAAAGTCGTTAGCGTTTGCTTGATTGCTTGCTTGTTTACTTGCTAGTTTGTTTTCGTTCGCAGTATAAATACCACACTGGGGAATAAGTCGTTATCGTTAAACCTATGTAAAACCAaacaaagcgtttttttttcatcttgaagAACGTAAACAGCGTTAAAGGGACACAAGACACCAGTAGGCAGGGCAACGCATGTCCAATCTATTATTTCCATAATATATAACAGACaaagacgggctagttggtgactagtattagaatgcatcttgaaaccacgcaaaaaGACACGGCTTTCTTCTGGTTTCTTCCTTGTACCTTGTCTTTTTTCGAAGTTTCCAGATGCTTTCCATCATGTCCGGCGTAACTTCTAACGATGTTTTAGTTCCCGAGATGCCAGCCTACAAAGTATAGCTCGTCTGTCCATTTTTCTGAAGTTTCACTTTGTAGTAAAATACGTGCTTTCGCAATATTTCTCATTCCGAAGGTGCACTGGAA is a window of Amblyomma americanum isolate KBUSLIRL-KWMA chromosome 4, ASM5285725v1, whole genome shotgun sequence DNA encoding:
- the LOC144129965 gene encoding uncharacterized protein LOC144129965 — encoded protein: MVTSGRRHPEGASESFRPSLESSDPESSSDSSASDERKTPSASFIGGLVACVVLLIILILAYRHVTKKPSEGAAIASDPLQKNLEQKPQPVIKQSTVTEATTTPTKALGFMTEKMNLTKDLMEALTDHIGVHPNEDKEIRTKLKRSFVV